The Streptomyces tendae genome has a window encoding:
- a CDS encoding uroporphyrinogen-III synthase translates to MYDEREQSPEHGPLAGFTVGVTAARRADELGALLERRGAAVLHAPALRIVPLSDDSELLAATKEIIGRAPDIAVATTAIGFRGWVEAADGWGLGEDLLERLRGVRIMARGPKVKGAIRAAGLTEEWSPASESMAEVLDRLLEEGVDGLRIAVQLHGEPLPGSWSRCGRGAEVLGVPVYRWLPPEDIGPVDRLIDAVVARTLDAVTFTSAPAAASLLSRAGERGLVDDLLAALGHDVLSACVGPVTALPLQARGVDTVQPERFRLGPLVQLLCRELPSRARTLPVAGHRMEIRGHAVLVDDELRPVPPAGMSLLRALSRRPGWVVARAELLRALPGTGRDEHAVETAMARLRTALGAPKLIQTVVKRGYRLALDPAADTKYDSAG, encoded by the coding sequence ATGTACGACGAACGAGAGCAGTCACCGGAGCACGGACCCCTCGCCGGCTTCACCGTGGGCGTGACGGCGGCGCGCCGTGCCGACGAGCTGGGCGCGCTGCTGGAGCGGCGCGGTGCCGCCGTGCTGCACGCCCCCGCCCTGCGGATCGTGCCGCTCTCCGACGACAGCGAGCTGCTGGCCGCCACCAAGGAGATCATCGGGCGGGCCCCGGACATCGCGGTCGCCACCACCGCCATCGGGTTCCGGGGCTGGGTGGAGGCGGCCGACGGCTGGGGACTCGGCGAGGACCTGCTGGAGCGGCTGCGCGGGGTGCGGATCATGGCGCGCGGGCCGAAGGTGAAGGGCGCGATCCGGGCCGCCGGGCTGACGGAGGAGTGGTCGCCGGCGTCGGAGTCCATGGCCGAGGTGCTGGACCGGCTCCTCGAGGAGGGCGTCGACGGCCTGCGCATCGCCGTCCAGCTGCACGGCGAGCCGCTGCCCGGTTCGTGGAGTCGCTGCGGCCGGGGAGCGGAGGTCCTGGGCGTGCCGGTCTACCGGTGGCTGCCGCCGGAGGACATCGGACCGGTGGACCGCCTGATCGACGCGGTCGTCGCCCGCACCCTGGACGCGGTCACCTTCACCAGCGCGCCCGCGGCCGCCTCGCTGCTCTCCCGCGCCGGGGAACGCGGCCTGGTGGACGACCTGCTGGCCGCCCTCGGCCACGACGTGCTGTCCGCCTGCGTGGGACCGGTCACCGCCCTGCCGCTCCAGGCCCGGGGCGTCGACACCGTGCAGCCCGAACGCTTCCGGCTGGGCCCGCTGGTCCAGCTGCTCTGCCGCGAACTGCCGTCCCGCGCCCGCACCCTGCCGGTCGCCGGGCACCGGATGGAGATCCGGGGGCACGCGGTCCTGGTGGACGACGAGCTGCGGCCCGTACCGCCGGCCGGGATGTCCCTGCTGCGGGCGCTGTCCCGCCGGCCCGGCTGGGTCGTCGCCCGCGCGGAACTGCTGCGCGCGCTGCCGGGCACGGGCCGCGACGAGCACGCGGTGGAGACCGCGATGGCCCGCCTGCGCACCGCCCTGGGCGCCCCGAAGCTGATCCAGACGGTCGTGAAGCGCGGCTACCGCCTCGCCCTCGACCCGGCGGCGGACACCAAGTACGACTCGGCGGGCTGA
- a CDS encoding nitrate/nitrite transporter encodes MTARGRWIQQWDPEDETFWNRTGERIARRNLLFSVLSEHIGFSVWTMWSVLVLFMGPEYGLTPADKFLLTSMVTLVGAVVRVPYTFAVAVFGGRNWTIVSAGLLLVPTVAAFAVMEPGTSFSTFLLVGLLAGIGGGNFASSMTNINAFFPLRKKGWALGLNAGGGNIGVPVIQLVALAIIGASGGPRVLLGLYIPLIVVAAVLAALRMDNLASVKNDTGAARDAARDPHTWIMSFLYIGTFGSFIGYSFAFGQVLQNQFDRTPLEAAYVTFVGPLLGSLIRPVGGWLADRYGGARITLWNFVAMGAATAVLIAASMRQSLVLFTVAFVGLFVLTGLGNGSTYKMIPGIFQTKARALGLAGEEAAAYGRRLSGASMGLIGAVGALGGVGINLAFRQSFLSYGSGTGAFVAFLVCYAVCFAVTWAVYLRRPAVRAAGTDTAPQEKPQLSYAEV; translated from the coding sequence ATGACAGCCCGCGGCCGTTGGATCCAGCAGTGGGACCCGGAGGACGAGACCTTCTGGAACCGCACCGGCGAGCGGATCGCCCGCCGCAATCTCCTCTTCTCCGTGCTGTCCGAGCACATCGGCTTCTCCGTCTGGACCATGTGGTCCGTGCTGGTGCTCTTCATGGGCCCGGAGTACGGGCTGACCCCGGCCGACAAGTTCCTGCTGACGTCGATGGTCACGCTGGTCGGCGCCGTCGTCCGGGTCCCGTACACCTTCGCCGTCGCGGTGTTCGGCGGTCGGAACTGGACGATCGTCTCCGCCGGGCTGCTGCTCGTGCCGACCGTCGCCGCCTTCGCGGTGATGGAGCCGGGCACCTCCTTCTCCACCTTCCTGCTGGTCGGCCTGCTGGCCGGCATCGGCGGCGGCAACTTCGCCTCCTCCATGACCAACATCAACGCCTTCTTCCCGCTGCGGAAGAAGGGCTGGGCGCTCGGCCTGAACGCCGGCGGGGGCAACATCGGCGTCCCCGTCATCCAGCTCGTCGCCCTCGCCATCATCGGTGCGAGCGGGGGACCGCGGGTGCTGCTCGGCCTGTACATCCCGCTGATCGTCGTCGCCGCCGTGCTCGCCGCGCTCCGCATGGACAACCTGGCCTCGGTGAAGAACGACACCGGCGCCGCCAGGGACGCCGCGCGCGACCCGCACACCTGGATCATGTCCTTCCTCTACATCGGCACCTTCGGCTCGTTCATCGGCTACAGCTTCGCCTTCGGGCAGGTGCTGCAGAACCAGTTCGACCGCACCCCGCTGGAGGCCGCGTACGTCACGTTCGTCGGGCCGCTGCTGGGCTCGCTGATCCGGCCGGTGGGCGGCTGGCTCGCCGACCGCTACGGCGGCGCGCGCATCACCCTGTGGAACTTCGTCGCCATGGGCGCCGCGACCGCCGTGCTGATCGCCGCCTCCATGCGGCAGTCGCTGGTGCTGTTCACCGTCGCCTTCGTGGGGCTGTTCGTGCTGACCGGCCTCGGCAACGGGTCGACGTACAAGATGATCCCCGGCATCTTCCAGACCAAGGCACGGGCCCTGGGGCTCGCGGGGGAGGAGGCGGCCGCGTACGGGCGGCGGCTGTCCGGCGCCTCCATGGGGCTGATCGGCGCGGTGGGCGCGCTCGGCGGTGTCGGCATCAACCTCGCCTTCCGCCAGTCCTTCCTCTCCTACGGCTCGGGCACCGGCGCGTTCGTGGCGTTCCTGGTCTGCTACGCGGTCTGTTTCGCGGTCACCTGGGCGGTATACCTTCGCCGGCCCGCCGTCCGCGCGGCCGGGACGGACACCGCCCCGCAGGAGAAGCCGCAGCTCAGCTACGCCGAGGTCTGA
- a CDS encoding polysaccharide deacetylase family protein yields the protein MASPSHRRRAARPSRRGALRRRVPLRLLLPLLVLVALAAMLMLRGYVHSEILADHRVQDPAPTTQVPEEILEGGPVIDARNGKATTLRVPDHRLVLTFDDGPDPTWTPKVLDVLKKHDAHAVFFVTGTMASRYPDLVQRMVDEGHEIGLHTFNHPDLSLQSKKRIDWELSQNQLAITGAAGIRTSLFRPPYSSFSDAMDNESWPVTEYIGSRGYLTVVNNTDSEDWKRPGVDEIIRRATPKNGQGAIVLMHDSGGDRSQTVAALDTFLPGLKDKGYEFDNLTEALDAPSAHSPVAGPELWKGKAWIFLVQASEKITGVLVVGLAVIGTLVIARFVLMLLLSGAHARRVRRKGFRWGPTVTEPVTVLVPAYNEAKCIENTVNSLMASDHPIEVLVIDDGSTDGTARIVEAMGLPNVRVIRQLNAGKPAALNRGLANARHGIVVMMDGDTVFEPSTVRELVQPFGDPRVGAVAGNAKVGNKDSLIGAWQHIEYVMGFNLDRRMYDILRCMPTIPGAVGAFRKSALEPIGGMSEDTLAEDTDVTMALHRAGWRVVYAENARAWTEAPETVQQLWSQRYRWSYGTMQAIWKHRRALIEKGPSGRFGRVGLPFVSLFMIVAPLLAPLIDVFLLYGLVFGPTQQTILAWLGVLAIQAVCAAYAFRLDKERMTHLISLPLQQILYRQLMYVVLLQSWITALTGGRLRWQKLRRTGVVGAPVNGTVQGAQAYNDDRRPVA from the coding sequence ATGGCATCCCCGTCCCACCGCCGGCGGGCGGCCCGCCCGTCCCGGCGCGGCGCACTGCGCCGCCGTGTCCCGCTGCGGCTGCTGCTCCCGCTGCTGGTCCTCGTCGCCCTCGCCGCCATGCTGATGCTGCGCGGCTACGTGCACAGCGAGATCCTCGCCGACCACCGGGTGCAGGACCCCGCCCCGACCACCCAGGTCCCCGAGGAGATACTCGAGGGCGGCCCGGTCATAGACGCCCGGAACGGCAAGGCCACGACGCTGCGCGTGCCCGACCACCGGCTGGTGCTCACCTTCGACGACGGCCCGGACCCCACCTGGACGCCGAAGGTGCTCGACGTGCTGAAGAAGCACGACGCGCACGCCGTCTTCTTCGTCACCGGCACCATGGCCTCCCGCTACCCGGACCTCGTCCAGCGGATGGTCGACGAGGGCCACGAGATCGGCCTGCACACCTTCAACCACCCCGACCTGTCGCTGCAGTCCAAGAAGCGCATCGACTGGGAGCTGTCGCAGAACCAGCTGGCCATCACCGGTGCGGCCGGCATCCGCACCTCGCTGTTCCGCCCGCCGTACTCCTCCTTCTCCGACGCCATGGACAACGAGTCCTGGCCGGTCACCGAGTACATCGGCAGCCGCGGCTACCTCACCGTCGTCAACAACACCGACAGCGAGGACTGGAAGCGGCCCGGCGTCGACGAGATCATCCGCCGCGCCACCCCGAAGAACGGCCAGGGCGCCATCGTCCTCATGCACGACTCCGGCGGCGACCGCAGCCAGACCGTGGCCGCGCTCGACACCTTCCTGCCCGGGCTGAAGGACAAGGGCTACGAGTTCGACAACCTGACCGAGGCCCTGGACGCGCCCAGCGCGCACAGCCCGGTCGCCGGGCCCGAACTCTGGAAGGGCAAGGCCTGGATCTTCCTGGTGCAGGCCTCCGAGAAGATCACCGGCGTGCTCGTGGTCGGCCTGGCCGTCATCGGCACCCTGGTCATCGCCCGCTTCGTGCTGATGCTGCTGCTCTCCGGCGCCCACGCCCGCCGGGTGCGCCGCAAGGGCTTCCGCTGGGGCCCGACGGTCACCGAACCGGTGACGGTGCTGGTCCCGGCGTACAACGAGGCCAAGTGCATCGAGAACACCGTCAACTCCCTGATGGCCAGCGATCATCCGATCGAGGTGCTGGTCATCGACGACGGGTCCACCGACGGCACCGCCCGCATCGTCGAGGCGATGGGCCTGCCCAACGTCCGGGTCATCCGCCAGCTCAACGCCGGCAAGCCCGCCGCCCTCAACCGGGGCCTGGCCAACGCCCGCCACGGCATCGTCGTGATGATGGACGGCGACACGGTCTTCGAGCCGTCCACCGTCCGTGAGCTCGTCCAGCCCTTCGGCGACCCGCGGGTCGGCGCCGTCGCCGGCAACGCGAAGGTCGGCAACAAGGACAGCCTCATCGGCGCCTGGCAGCACATCGAGTACGTGATGGGCTTCAACCTGGACCGCCGCATGTACGACATCCTGCGCTGCATGCCGACCATCCCGGGTGCCGTGGGCGCCTTCCGGAAGTCGGCGCTGGAGCCGATCGGCGGCATGAGCGAGGACACGCTCGCCGAGGACACCGACGTCACCATGGCGCTGCACCGCGCCGGCTGGCGCGTGGTCTACGCGGAGAACGCCCGCGCCTGGACCGAGGCCCCGGAGACCGTGCAGCAGCTCTGGTCGCAGCGCTACCGCTGGTCCTACGGCACCATGCAGGCCATCTGGAAGCACCGCAGGGCCCTCATCGAAAAGGGGCCCTCGGGCCGCTTCGGCCGCGTGGGTCTGCCCTTCGTCTCCCTGTTCATGATCGTGGCCCCGCTGCTGGCCCCGCTGATCGACGTCTTCCTGCTCTACGGCCTGGTCTTCGGCCCGACCCAGCAGACGATCCTCGCGTGGCTGGGCGTGCTGGCCATCCAGGCGGTCTGCGCCGCGTACGCGTTCCGGCTGGACAAGGAACGCATGACCCATCTGATCTCGTTGCCGCTGCAGCAGATCCTCTACCGCCAGCTCATGTACGTCGTGCTGCTCCAGTCCTGGATCACCGCGCTCACCGGCGGCCGGCTGCGCTGGCAGAAGCTGCGCCGCACCGGTGTGGTGGGGGCGCCCGTGAACGGGACCGTGCAGGGTGCCCAGGCGTACAACGACGACCGGAGGCCGGTGGCATGA
- a CDS encoding LysR family transcriptional regulator: MPAPAAVDPRLLRAFVTVAEELHFTRAAARLYIAQQALSRDVRRLERELGCELFVRSTRRVTLTADGERLLPYARAVLQAHDDLLAAAGRSRPLLVDLNSPGLETHREVLRRARERAPGHELMARYESGLTWAAGELLAGRIDVSFGRFAGLAPALRTGLEQQPVRYEPMAVVLPEDHALAALPEVPLSALAGETVYAGAGNPRTLEWTDLARLLFDGRGITPAPPAPLAVGEEEFQRIMARTRNPILAVVSFPPLPGTVSRPLVEPVPLSPVSLVWRKGMIHPALTELCRSAAEVAVERGWLRRPEGSWLPETDATVMGAHPMSRC; the protein is encoded by the coding sequence ATGCCCGCCCCCGCCGCCGTCGATCCCCGGCTCCTGCGCGCCTTCGTCACCGTCGCCGAGGAGCTGCACTTCACCCGGGCCGCCGCGCGCCTGTACATCGCGCAGCAGGCGCTCAGCCGGGACGTACGGCGCCTGGAGCGGGAACTGGGCTGCGAGTTGTTCGTCCGCAGCACCCGCCGGGTGACGCTCACCGCCGACGGCGAACGCCTGCTGCCGTACGCCCGCGCGGTGCTCCAGGCGCACGACGACCTGCTCGCCGCCGCCGGGCGGAGCCGCCCGCTGCTGGTCGACCTCAACTCGCCCGGTCTGGAGACCCACCGCGAGGTGCTGCGCCGGGCCCGGGAGCGCGCCCCGGGTCACGAGCTGATGGCCCGCTACGAGAGCGGGCTGACCTGGGCGGCGGGGGAGCTGCTGGCGGGACGGATCGACGTGTCGTTCGGCCGGTTCGCGGGGCTGGCCCCCGCGCTGCGCACCGGGCTGGAGCAGCAGCCCGTGCGCTACGAGCCGATGGCCGTGGTGCTGCCCGAGGACCACGCGCTGGCGGCGCTGCCCGAGGTGCCGCTGTCCGCGCTGGCGGGCGAGACGGTGTACGCGGGCGCGGGCAACCCCCGCACCCTGGAGTGGACGGACCTGGCGCGCCTGCTGTTCGACGGGCGGGGGATCACGCCGGCACCGCCCGCGCCGTTGGCGGTGGGGGAGGAGGAGTTCCAGCGGATCATGGCCCGGACGCGGAATCCGATTCTCGCGGTGGTGAGTTTTCCGCCACTTCCCGGGACGGTTTCGCGGCCCCTGGTGGAACCGGTGCCGCTCTCACCCGTGTCCCTCGTGTGGCGAAAAGGAATGATCCATCCCGCTTTGACCGAACTGTGTCGTTCCGCGGCTGAAGTCGCAGTCGAGCGTGGCTGGTTGCGACGCCCCGAGGGCTCCTGGCTGCCCGAAACCGACGCCACTGTCATGGGAGCGCACCCAATGTCTCGCTGCTGA
- a CDS encoding MFS transporter → MPQPTSRDTRLFTVTSDTLVVVDFTPRARREPGPYRRLFALPGTRAFTAGNLIARLPMGMFGVSAIVMIAGTRGSYALAGAVTATGLAATAVVAPWTARLVDRYGQARVALPATLFAVLGSLALVLCVRRDAPDWALFASYAATATTPNTGGMSRARWAHLLKGRPAELHTANSFEQAADELCFMLGPVLAAVLCGTFFPEAGTLVGAALLLTGVALFTAQRSTEPPAVRRAAGRAPLRAPGIRPLLLICLATGAVFGSMEVVTIAFADGQGHRTAAGAVLALQAAGSCAAGLLYGAVRPAGPARSRLVWCLAAMAALMTLPLLAAGLTGSLLVLAGALLVAGMATAPTMVTTMTLVQQHTPEGRLNEGMTLAVTGLLGGIAGGSAAGGWVVEHVSATSGYVVPAAAALTAFLAAAALHPPGSPNPTK, encoded by the coding sequence ATGCCCCAGCCGACCTCGCGGGACACCCGCCTGTTCACCGTCACCTCCGACACCCTCGTCGTCGTCGACTTCACCCCGCGTGCCCGGCGCGAGCCCGGTCCGTACCGCCGTCTGTTCGCCCTGCCCGGCACCCGCGCCTTCACCGCCGGCAACCTGATCGCCCGGCTGCCGATGGGCATGTTCGGCGTCAGCGCGATCGTGATGATCGCCGGAACCCGCGGGTCCTACGCCCTGGCCGGTGCCGTCACCGCGACCGGTCTCGCGGCCACGGCGGTGGTCGCCCCCTGGACCGCGCGCCTGGTGGACCGGTACGGGCAGGCCAGGGTGGCCCTGCCCGCCACGCTGTTCGCCGTGCTGGGCTCGCTCGCGCTGGTGCTCTGCGTACGCCGGGACGCCCCCGACTGGGCGCTGTTCGCCTCCTACGCCGCGACCGCCACCACCCCGAACACCGGGGGCATGTCGCGGGCCCGCTGGGCTCACCTGCTGAAGGGCAGACCCGCGGAGCTGCACACCGCGAACTCCTTCGAACAGGCCGCCGACGAACTGTGCTTCATGCTCGGCCCGGTGCTCGCGGCCGTGCTGTGCGGGACCTTCTTCCCTGAGGCCGGGACGCTGGTGGGCGCGGCGCTGCTGCTGACGGGCGTCGCGCTGTTCACCGCGCAGCGTTCGACGGAGCCGCCGGCCGTCCGGCGCGCCGCGGGCCGGGCACCCCTGCGGGCGCCCGGCATACGCCCCTTGCTGCTGATCTGCCTGGCGACCGGCGCGGTGTTCGGCTCCATGGAGGTGGTGACGATCGCGTTCGCGGACGGGCAGGGGCACCGCACGGCGGCCGGCGCGGTGCTCGCGCTCCAGGCGGCCGGTTCCTGCGCGGCGGGTCTGCTGTACGGGGCGGTGCGTCCTGCCGGGCCCGCGCGGTCCCGGCTGGTGTGGTGCCTGGCCGCGATGGCCGCGCTGATGACCCTCCCGCTGCTCGCCGCCGGTCTCACCGGCTCGCTCCTGGTCCTGGCGGGGGCGCTGCTGGTCGCGGGGATGGCCACCGCCCCGACGATGGTGACCACCATGACGCTGGTGCAGCAGCACACCCCCGAGGGGCGGCTGAACGAGGGCATGACGCTCGCGGTCACCGGGCTGCTGGGCGGGATCGCCGGCGGCAGCGCGGCGGGCGGCTGGGTCGTCGAGCACGTGTCGGCCACCAGCGGCTACGTCGTGCCCGCGGCGGCGGCGCTGACCGCCTTCCTGGCCGCCGCGGCGCTGCACCCGCCCGGCTCGCCGAACCCCACCAAGTGA
- a CDS encoding extracellular catalytic domain type 1 short-chain-length polyhydroxyalkanoate depolymerase, whose amino-acid sequence MTQTRAALRPTVLTALLAALLSVLLAPAPASAASLQEVTGFGSNPGALKMYRYVPDGLPAGRPVVVALHGCTQNAAGYASGTGWTALADRWGFSVVLPQQQSGNNLTQCFNWFEPADIRRGQGEAASVAQMVDRQLADVSGDPSRVYVTGLSAGGGMTAVMMAAYPEKFAAGGIVAGLPYGCAQAAGSPYVCMYVGATQTPAQWGDRVRAARPGYTGPWPALTVFQGTADYTVRPANMTGLVDQWTDVQGADRTPDVSDTVAGYPHRVYRGPGGNAVVETYSLTGMGHGQPVDPGSGETQCGAAGAYFLDVNLCAAHRLGKAWGLG is encoded by the coding sequence ATGACACAGACCAGAGCCGCACTGCGCCCCACCGTGCTGACGGCCCTCCTGGCCGCCCTCCTCTCCGTCCTCCTCGCCCCCGCGCCCGCCTCGGCCGCCTCTCTCCAGGAGGTCACCGGCTTCGGCAGCAACCCGGGCGCCCTGAAGATGTACCGCTACGTCCCCGACGGGCTGCCCGCCGGCCGCCCCGTGGTCGTCGCCCTGCACGGCTGCACCCAGAACGCCGCCGGGTACGCCTCCGGCACCGGCTGGACGGCGCTCGCCGACCGCTGGGGCTTCTCCGTCGTCCTGCCGCAACAGCAGAGCGGCAACAACCTCACCCAGTGCTTCAACTGGTTCGAGCCCGCCGACATCCGGCGCGGGCAGGGCGAGGCCGCCTCGGTGGCCCAGATGGTCGACCGGCAGCTCGCCGACGTCTCCGGCGACCCCTCCCGCGTCTACGTCACCGGCCTGTCCGCCGGCGGCGGGATGACCGCCGTGATGATGGCCGCCTACCCGGAGAAGTTCGCCGCGGGCGGGATCGTCGCCGGGCTGCCGTACGGCTGCGCGCAGGCCGCCGGGTCGCCGTACGTGTGCATGTACGTCGGGGCGACGCAGACCCCGGCGCAGTGGGGCGACCGGGTGCGGGCCGCGCGGCCCGGGTACACCGGTCCCTGGCCCGCCCTCACGGTGTTCCAGGGCACCGCCGACTACACGGTGCGTCCGGCCAACATGACCGGCCTGGTGGACCAGTGGACCGACGTGCAGGGCGCCGACCGCACCCCCGACGTCAGCGACACCGTCGCCGGGTACCCGCACCGCGTCTACCGCGGCCCCGGCGGGAACGCGGTCGTGGAGACGTACAGCCTCACCGGCATGGGACACGGCCAGCCCGTCGACCCCGGGAGCGGGGAGACGCAGTGCGGGGCGGCCGGGGCGTACTTCCTGGACGTGAACCTGTGCGCCGCCCACCGGCTGGGGAAGGCCTGGGGCCTGGGCTGA